ttcttattaaatgttcATGTTTATGATTACATTTGCTTTGGCTCTTGAAGaacatataatattcataactgttgtttaaaagttaattgggaccaataaatattcatattctccTTTACTACTTTACCACAAACTATGGTTTTCTTTTATACCAAATCTCTAGACCCTACCTCATAACTTTcaattacagtatttttttaaaagttggggagatcttcattttcaaagattcaAACCTGAGTTAATTCGGAATCCTCTCTTTGACTTGCAACAATTAAATAATCTTGACTGTCTGAAGTAAAATATCTTACTTGGGAACTCTCAGAAATAATGATTGTTTGCACCtgcaaggaagacagaaaagtgggaataaaaatttaaagagtttaaCTCAGAAAGGCACTAAATATTATACTAATGAGTTAGTATTTGATGTTTAAGACTCGATGTTTAAAACTATTCTGATCACTAGGTATGCATATATCATAAGCATACATCATTTCAAGCCAACAAAAATAGCCCCCGTTTAAGATACATGCTACAATTTGTATCAACTTGCAAAAAGTTCTGTTACTCATTAACATAGAATATACATTGTCATCCATTTAGATCAGTCTTacaaatctgaatttcttttaggtaaagcaatataaaatgaagattttgtttttaccagGAATAACTGGAATCCAGATGTGAAGGTATACACACTGTTAACAGAagacttctcttcatttctttctttatgagtaATTACAAAGTAGGGGGAAAGACCAATATTAAAGGCCTCACAAGTTTTAGGATTTTGTATCATTAAATcctagaaaatgagaattacaaaAAACAGTTAACTCATAATGTATCTCACATTtacttgtatatattattttgtgcactgtggaaaaaaataagcaatgtttACCTTTACTGGAATAAAAATCCCTTGCCATCGGTAAATAGTAAATGATGATTTTCTTAACATTATACCATATACTGAATCTTCCAAAGTAAAGAAACACCAGCCAGAAACTGGCTTGtccaaaaaaactttgaaatatggaaaagacaacatccattccccctaaaaaacataaatcattatTTACCAGTGCATAATTCCTTCTCAAACTTATCTgctctaatttgttatttaaacattGAGACTAATGACTTCAATACAAATGAATTCcccatggggtgtgtgtgtgtgtgtgtgtgtgtgtgtgtgagagagagagagagagagagagagagagagagagagagagagagagagagagagagagagagagagacagggacagagagagagagagacagggacagagagagagagagagagagagagacagggacagagagagagagagacagggacagagagagagagagagaaagaggctagaaaacttaaaaatagtaacttaaaataacaattatggaTAACAAAAGGAGTACTAATACTTCACTCTATAGCCATATGAACTTTCCCAAggtctatttaaatataaatacttgctaactgtaattttaaagggaaatatgctaaaacatgttttatttctttcttttcttttttccagcactggggtTTGGACTCAGGAccctgggcatgctaggcaagcactctgacattGAGCAATAGCCCCAGCCCGTCTCCCACCCTTTAACACACTCTTCTAGTATCTGCAATctactgttttctcctgtatttctCACCAGGTCTCCAAATCCCCTTCGTGAGATCACTCTGCTATCCCTAGCCATTCAATCTGATGCTTTTCAATTTTCAGGCTGggtcttcttcccttctctgtctaGAGCTCCTCTTCTCAGATTGTTAAATCAATGTCCATGACTTTAAAAACAGTAACACATGTCAGATCCCTAAGTCTATCTTGCAGCAGAGAccttcctttgagtataaacgCCTTCTCAAAAGGAACTCAAACTTAAAATGTgctaaaacagatttattttaattccctCACCAAAACAACACCTAGCCTTCTTTCACACATCTCTTAGTCAGTGGCAAGACACTCTATCCTACCACACAAGCTAGGAGTCATCTGGGTCTCACCCTCACCCTTGCACCCAGTTCATCACCTGCTCTAAACTTCCATCATCTGTTGCCCTTTTGCTCATCTCCATGCATCCTCTCTTCTCTGCTATACCAACCAATTCTTTACACGGTCCTATGAAtaacacttaaaaatgcaaacatgatCATACCATACCATCTTCCCCATGCCTAAACCACTCAAAGGTTTTCCATTAACTCTGGGATAAAAGATTGACatccataaaatatttctcaagttcTTCAATGATCTCTGCATCTCCCCTATTTCTGTACTCCCTATTCACTGAGGTTCTTCAATTATGACATGTCCTTTTATGCCTGAGTTTCCTGCCTCTAAAGCTTCCCCCTCGTGTCTCCCAGGTTCCTCCAACCCAGTTCTTTGCATAATTGATTCCTCCACattgatttttacttattattttggtACACTTTAAATTCTAAGCTCCATGAGCTCAGTAACATTCCTAGGCACTCAAATATTCTTggatatagtaataaaattaaatatctgtttcccatttttaataaacCCATAAATTATAATTCATGGAAATAATGTAAATCTTATACATGCAACATTTCTGAGTTacagcatttttttctcataaaaaactaaacatactcatGCCAAGGGCTGTTTCAGATATCGTCTCCCACTGCACACTCACAGCTAAATCAATGCCATTAGTACACGACACATTTAAGTATACCATTCTGTTGGTTTCTTCAATATCTATAGAAGTGGCTCTGAAattgtggaaaacagaaaaagaatataatttctacatatttaaaatatatgtcacaTTACCAGTATATGCTTAATATGCTTCTACATTTATACAACCCAAATGACATGCACAAATTTGatacatgaatattttcaagacaaatgtgtgcttgaaaatattcatttatggagtttttttaagtacaaatgcAACActtataatcagaaaatactgAAGATCAGTAATTTaacattacacattttaaaactgtcttttttgaattttttcacacataaatcaaaaacatctgacaggaaaaaacaggaaattcttagtataagaataaaactaaatctcttaatatactgtatataaatatctgtcagtttccaaaggaaattttataattataatcattttaatatgtttaaagagTAATGTATTTGGATTCAGTGaccaagtatattttatattttttcttgctttttatttctaaaatcacaaaataatgcaGGCCTTTTCCTAGAAGTGTGAAGtatgagaaaataagaattctGATGACACCATTAAGCAGGCCATGGTTAAGTctggaattcattttaaaagtccaCTTTACATAATCACACctcaattttcttttgcattttcttatgtcaaaaattatttcttccttattttcagaagtgacattttcttataaataaattatacctaTTTTCAATAGCAGAAATACTGAACAGCCCCAAAGGGGCCTGATTTTGTAATACTGTTATCAAGGTTTGAACCTGAGCCCCTAGTCTAGCACCTCCCGTCGGATTAAACAAGGTGCAAACAAAATGCTCATCCATTTCTGGTTCTGTGTCTAATACAGCAGAAATGTGCAGGgcctgaaaacaaaataaaaaagtaaagttactagaatagaatatatttgcaaaacacatagagaaatttactaaacattttagaaaccaaaataatgtctttcaaaaaacagcacctcttttttatttaataatggtcCCCATAATGTGATAGCTACTTTTGGGATTTTCATGTTATTACTTTTGGGATTTTCAACACTGTGGTACACTACATGGAagtgtctaaaaaataaatgacatttttaaataacacagaataaaatattaaaatattaaattcatgtcctttttTGGGATACTTTTTTATCCTGCTCTGGCTATATAACTTCATTAATGTCTTTGTAGTCTAGGATTCACCATTAAAAAGCCatggtagaggggctggggttctggctcaggggtagcacttccctagcatgtgtgaggcactgggttgaattctcagcaccacatataaataaataaaggtccattgacaattaaaatatatatattacaaaaaagcCATAGTaggaacaaattagaaaacaacccaaatgttcatcaacaggaaaatggataaataaatggtgaTCTGTTCCACAAAActctattcaacaataaaaaaggatcAGCTACGGATGTCCGCAACCACACAAAAGAAGCATGAAAGAAGCATGAAAGAagctaaacacaaaataatagatACTATAAGGCCCTATTTATACAAAGCTCAAGAATCAGCAAAAATGAGtcaattaaaacattacaaagtggTTTCCTCTTGAAAAGGCAAGATGCCAAAGAGAACCATCTGGGTAATAGTAGTGTTAATATCTTTAATCTGAGTGGAGgtattatgttttggatatgaaatgttgtCCAAAGTCTCATCTGCTCAGAGGTAGACTTTTTGGAAAGTGATAAATCATGatggctctgatctcatcagtagattaatccactgatggctgAATGGACTACTTGTATTAAGTAGGTCACAAGGGATAGAGGTTTTCCTGGAAAGGTCTGGGTTCTCTCTGGCACTttcctcttgctttctgttttccccGGGTGCaataagctgagcagctttcctcaacTCCACCCTTCCACCAAGACGATTCTACCTTGGAGCCCGATGACAcagactgaatcctctgaaacgctaagccaaaataaatctttccccactaagttgttcttatcagtattttgttcatagtgatgaaaagctgactaatacaggtcattatatgtgtgtatactatGTTTAAAATCATTAATCCATATGCTTGGAATTGgtgcattttactatttatatgtcaaaataaaaacgtGGAGCAAAAACAGTTGTGtgagccaaaaatatttaatctaattttctctAATGTTTAATTTACCAAATGAACAAAAGTTTTACTTAAATACACGCcgagaaaaagacacaaaatattacagtaaaaaaattttaaacattttaaattacaaaaaaattattaagagaaaaatgtgaataaagcaatgacaaattttaatatacttcaaatttgaacttttgtatttttcacaatttaagtgtgtctttgaagaaatcaaagattttaaatttggaagaacgtttaaaaaatgaacaaaaaatatgttgaactttacaaaaacttaaaattgagaaagttaTTTGATTGTTAGATGAATTAGTTTAGAGGAAAGGGCtgcaaatgtatttctttttttaaagagagagtgagaggagagagagagggagagagggagagagggagagagggagagagagagagagagagagagagacagagagagagagaatttttaatatttattttttggttctcggcggacacaacatctttgttggtatgtggtgctgaggatcgaacccgggccgcacgcatgccaggcgagccccaaatgtatttctttaaagcaGTATTTTAGCTAGCTTGAAAAATGTCTAAAGATAATTCGATGAACTAATTTAAActtcaactatatttttaaaaataaagtttagtaggaacagaaaatcaatatacaggaatggaaaatatatagaaaaataagttggGAAACTAAACTTATGTAAGGATAGATCACATTCATAATTAATCTCAAATccaggatttttctctttaaaacactATTCCTATTCTCAAACAGTTTGAAGCAGCAGTTACATGCTGcttaattaaaatatagcaaaaagaaaTGACTGACTGAGGCTGGGAGCTTTTTTGGCTTATGCTTTACATATAAAGTGAAGTATACCATTTAAATAagtttggaatttaaaataaaaaaatgtgtatttttattatttccatatttctctatTAATAGTAAATTCCTTCAGTTGCCCTCTATACATATTATATAGTACATTAGCACTTGTCACATAATAATCTAATCGTGTCTTTATTTCTCACCTAAGttggaaatatctttttcttcttttgaggatgcaggaaaaaatattttgtaaatattagaaTTATAAGCTTCATCCTCATTAAAGTTGCATACTGTACCTTGAGTCGAACACCTTCTTCTAATACAATATAGCCTTTGGAAGGAGTCAGGTCCTTGGATTCTGTTGAAGAATTCACTTCCGTGACAATGAACTGAACTGTCACAGTTCCAAACAGTCCTCGTGCAGGTTCCCGAACAAAGTACAAGACCGCAACACTTTCCTGAACATAGAGAGCTGCTGGCTCTCTCAGGAAAAAGTGCTCACTGTTGTTAAATGATAGAACTCCAGGGCCATCAtcattagcaaggatggtaatTACAGctgtcaaaacaaaaatattcaatgataagtgaaaataagaagggctgttATAAATGCTGAAATGAGTGTGGATATTTCATTGGAAAAAAGGTCAACTCTCGACCTCAAGTGATCATTTTAAGagtaccttttcctttttttttaaagagaggtcatttttaaagcattacataaaatttcatattcctttattatatgaaaatactctGCAATCTTAGAATGGAAGGTAGGTTTGTCAACCTGATGTGATGCTACCTCTCAGAAGTCAACAGCAGAGACCAAATTTAATGATGAAACAGTGAAAACATTCCCAGTAAAAACAgaagttaaccaatccctaaaacacaaatgccaaatgtcatctttgatataaggagagcaactaagaacagaatagggaggaagagaatgagaagaagatcaccactaaacagggacgagagggtggagggaaagagagagagaagggaaattgcatggtaaagaaaggagaccctcattgttatacaaaattacatgtaagaggaagtgaggggaaaggggaaaaaaacaagagagagaaatgaattacagtagatggggtagagagaaaagatgggaggggaggggaggggggatagtagaggataggaaagggagcagaataccacatacactagtatggcagtaggtaaaaaagtggatgtgtaaccgatgtgaatctgcaatatgtatatggggtaaaattgggagttcataatccacttgaatcaaatgtataaaatatgatatgtcaagagctttgtaatgttttgaacaactaataataacaataaaaaaagaaagaaacaagataatGATGACTGCCAGCACTGCTACTGCTCAACATGTCCTGGAGCTATCCGTCAGGCAAAGGTAATGGAAAAGAAGGTCCAGAACTTTCATCCTTAAATGAAATGCTTGTCTACTAACAAGATACAAGAAAAAAACTTATCTTATGATAAgagtttgaaatataaatttagaagagATTCAAGATTGTGGAATAGAGGAAGGTtgcatttccagttgctccatgACTCCACACTCAAGCAGCAGGAGaactgcttctcagcaaggtgggtaaaAAAAGGGAACTGAAATTCAATTTTAGACAATCATGGTCTCTTAGAAACATAGAAATGAAGATGcattgaacaaagaacaagaaagagtacattggagccaacttggtagcagcagcagcagcagcactgattggccacagaggggaggggtaatatatatagagagagacacaACCTATTGGCATGGAAAAACCTATGGATGATAAAAAGTCATAATTTAGCTATCCAGAGGCTGCACAACAGGCTCTTGTTTGAAATGTGCTTGTTGTGAAATCTGTTTCTCTCAACCTGACATGGAAGTCATCTTGAGGAGGCCACCTTGCAGTTTGCTGCTGCAGAAGCCTGTAAGATCAAACAAGAACTGCCATAATGTCCCATCATGTGGCCCAACGTGTACCTAGTAGAACACAAATGCAAGAGTTATGGAGAATATTGTACCCATGGTGATTCAAGTAAGAAATACAGAGGGGAGTGCAACTCACTAAccctttgagtctggtggctcacATAACCAGCTGAAGAGGTCATGAAACTGAACAAGTGGGTATGAATACACTTAGGGACTAAGTGTGGGAAGGCCATGTTTGTGGGCAACAGAGTGTGTAAGACTTATAGAGACGTGAAACACGTGGAGAGGACTGGCTTTCCTGTCCTACAAATAGAATTCTATGGAGATTCCTGAGATCCTGGCAGCGATTGCCATCAGCCTGGCACTAGGAATGTGTGTTCTCCAGGGAAGATAATACTCAACAAAGTCCTTAAGCTCTGATTAGACCTAAGCCCTAGCCACCAGAACATCACTACTAGGACTGTGCAGAAGCTCCACACTCGGAGTGCATCAATGTTATCTGTCTGCACAAAACTGCAGTTGATAGTACTTCCCGTTCCTTCCTGTCTTATAATGGTAAGCAGGGAAGCTGAAAGCTATTTCAAACAACTTCAATGTTAGGCCAACCCAGTAGGCAGTTTAGTgaacaacacaaaaagaggaaggagttAACCCCCAACCAAGGTTGTGTCTCTTACTCTCAATACatagcccaagaagaaacagaatgacaGTTGAGGATAGGCACCGACATCCACCTTTATCAACACTTTGAAACACCTAAGTGGAGATGATTCtttaagtgtgcatgtgtgtatgtattcttgCTGGAGTGATTCGTTGgtagacatacatacatacatacatttgttttttttttatctcagttttagcattttttaaacatgtttatttttccttgaattgaCCCTTAAGGGTCTGTGTTTTTGTCttgttaattttggttttgttttgtttcgttttttacttgtttctctttctctccttttttttcttctcacagtCAAATTCTcttatacattctttttctttccctttattttgttttacctatttttctcctcctcctttatagCCATCACTTGAGACATattttctgcattctctctgttcatgttttgaacattctaaattgTGGAAATGACTCAATAGTATCTTTAGTACCAACTAACTCTTTTTGTTCTTTACATAAATATACCCATTCAAAAACACTGACATAGAATTCCAAGATgcctaatttaaaatgttttttttattctaagtagAAATCATGAAGTCTCTCTAATCTGTCTCTCCCCCAAATTAGGGAAACAAGCATGAAAAAGAGGTGGCTATGGAGAAGAAATTGTCAAATACCTATTGTCTGTTGCCCCAGTTCCAGTCCAGGAGAAGGATTTGTTAAAATGAGCTGAAATTTTTCATCTCCTTCTGGAATGTCATCATCAAGAATcatgatttctatatttttatgtctttctccatcagaaaaatgaagactctggttaaaagttaaaaggaataatatcatttaaaaaaaacattttttaataaaatgtttaggaTGAAACAATATAGTTTCGAACACAAAGAATTAgctatcttaatttatttaaattgacagCAGCGCCGGCCTGCTCACCTGCTACACTGCATGTGCAGACCTATCAGGGCGCGCCGGCCACCAcacccgcccggccccgcccccccgccgcccggccccggcccccccccccccccccccgcgccgcCTCCGGGACCAGCCCGCCCAACTGCTAGCCGCCGCCAACCGCCCACCTGTGACCTCGCGCCGCCTGGCCGGGCTCGCGCATGCGCAGACCGGTCAGGGCGCGCCGGCCCCCAcacccgcccggccccgcccccccgccgccgccgggccccgcccccccgccgccgggccccgcccccccgccgccTGGCCCCGGCCCCCCCGCCGCCGCCTGGCCCGCGGCCGTCTGGCCCCTagccgccgccaggccccaccGGCGCCGGGCCCCGCCTCCCGGACCCCCGCCCGACGGCAGCGCCCCCCGCCGCCCCCAGGccgccccccgccgcccccaggcccgccgccgcccgccccccACACCCGCCCGCCGCCCGGCCGGCCCCCCGCCGCCGGGCACCGCCCCCCCGCAGCCCGGTCCCCCTCCACCCGGCGTTCCGCCTCCGCCCAGCCCCCCGCCTCCGCCCAGCCCCCCGCCTCCAACCGGCCCCCCGCTGCCGCTGCTGggtccgccgccgccgccaggccccaagcCGCTGCCAGGCCCCACCGCTGCCCGGCCCCGCTTCCCGGACAGCCGccccccgccgccccgccccccgccgccccgccccccgccgccccgccccccgccgccctGCCACCAGGCCCCCCGCCACCCGGCCCCAAGCCGCCGCAGGGCCAtgccgccgcccggcccccccCCAGCTGCCCGGCACGGCCCCCCGCCGCCGCCTGGCcccctgccgccgccgccgccgccgccgcctggccccaagccgccgccaggccccaccGCCGCCCGGCCCAGCCTCCCGGACCGCCCTTCCCGGACCGCCGCTCCGAAGGCAGCGCCCGCCGCCGCCCCGCCCCCtgccgccccgccccccgccgccaCCGGtcccgccgccgcccggcccccgCCCCCCCGCAGCTCGGCCCgccgccgccaggccccaagccgccgccaggccccaccgccgcccggccccgcctccCGGACCGAAGCCCTGAcggcaccgccccccccccccccgccgggCCCCCCGCCGCCTGGCCCCAAGCCACCGACAGGCCCCAAAGGCAGCCCCGGCCTGCTCACCTGCTACACTGTGTGGAGGACCCCAGCTGGGGAGCAGCATCCAAAGCAGCCCGCCCAACTGCTAGCCGCTGCCAACCGCCGCCAACCGCCCACCTGTGACCTCGCGCCGCCTGGCCGGGCTCGCGCATGCGCAGACCGGTCAGGGCGCGCCGGCCCCCAcacccgcccggccccgcccccccgccgccgggccccgcccccccccctccgccgccgccgcaggGCCCGCTGCTGCCTGGCCCCTAGAGGCCGCCAGGCCCCACCGGCGCCTGGCCCCGCCTCCCGGAccgccgccccgccccccgccgcccccaggcccgccgccgcccgccccccACACCCGCCCGCTATAAGTGTCAAGGGGCACCACCCGCACAGCTGGAGTGCCCGCCCACCTCGCCCACTGCCAGGCTACCACGAAGTGCCCTGCACCGAGCTCCACCCACCCCCTACCAGTGGAGGGGAAGCCCCGCCCGGGAAAACCTCCTTTGAGACCTGGCTTGGGAAAAGCTGGTGTGCACCAGGTGGTGCGTCTGGGCGGCCCTTCTCCTGCAGCCCACTTACCTGTCAGGCTGCACTGCCATAAGTCCTGCTCCAGCACCCGTGTCCTCATCGCCTCTGGTGGGCCCTTTGCCTGGAAGGCTACTAAGAAGCCTGGCACTCGGCCCTCCATCTGGCTGCAAGAGGCTCCGCCCCACGCTGTGCGTGCTCAGCCTTTCCTGTGAGCCGCAGAGGACCCTGGACTCAGGGCTGTAGGAGTGCCGCGCTAACTGAATTCTATATTTTAGTGATAGTATGAAAATACTAATTGAAATCTAtacttcaattaaataataatatgagcCTTATAATTCTGTATTTGTACGTTTAAGCAAATGCATACTATTCTTATCATGTTTGGACTTCTGCATACCTTTCTGTTCTTCGTTTTTGGGTGGATTACTTTCTCTTAAgtcctcttccattctttcttgtgctaatttttttgcttcttgtttttggatctttcttttcaattttctgtcttctttcagtCTTAGCTTCTCTAGGCTGATAAACATTTACAATTAGTGATAATTTACCTTTGTTAATTGCTCAATGAACTACTTTCTGTTGCCTACTATAGAAAACATTCTCCAAGCAATAGGCTGTGACTTTTAATTAAGAAAGCTATGTATAATTTGTATAGATGTTATTTCCATgtacataatgtatataaattactgTGTAGGGTAAATAAGAATAGTACATGTACTCTGCAAGCAAGAtcccataataaaatattattttcaccccAATAACAACATGGGAATTTGGTTGATTTGGTTACACTGAttccttttcaacaaataattctatacatcttttcttttggtttttcttggtcacaaattataagaaaaaaatcactttttaggatgaaaaacaagaagcaggaccgaaaagaaaagaaaaaaggattggaaTTATTTGATCTGAACAGAAAGATACAGAGGTGAATAATTTTGACAATACACTAAGTATTTCAAGGTAAGAAATAGTCATTGgttcaaaatgtttaaagtggagaaaaataaaaaagcaaaaatgcttttgaaattgaAAGCCAAAAGCtaactatataatttttgttaaatgccAAATCTGTTGATAAGTAATTTCATAACatgaaatgttataattttacttaCAAGTTCAACCACTAAATAGtgactttttcaaattttcagtatttaatcattctaaagctagttctgttttaaatatccataaaaataatttttaaaatacttatttatatatgtttacacagccaattttaaaaaatagcacaatTTAGAAATCTGCATTTAACAGAGTTATATACTAAGAGACAATATAAAAACTACTGATTGATTGTTAAAAATCTTACCTagaacatttctgtttcagaatagGTCTTGGAGGAACTGcccagaaagcaggaaaaaaaaaaaggaaagaattaagagaaatcgaacaattaagataaaataagccTTACGGCAAGCCTGAAAATCCTATGATTCATCTCTTTCTCAATGTAACTTGATCTAAAATCCTAACACTCCCATTCATCTATCTCTGTCACATGTATTTGTTAATGCTCTAGAGAATTAGAAGCCCCCAAGAGACTAACACCATGCTTTCAGTACTGGATTTTGTTGTCAATAACTTGTATATCTCCATCCCAATATGGTATAATGAGAGGAAAATCTAATAAtctctgtgctttatttttctgtaacagctttgttgatataaatataataaaacttacataagagtacagttcagtggcttttaatatatccaaaatgttgtacaaccatcaccaatctaaatttagatattttcatCGTCCAACAAGGAACTCAATACCATTAGCAGTTCCTCATCTTTTTCCCCTAATGCCCAGACCTAgacaatctattttctgtctctgtatacagatttgcctattctggatatttcatatatacagaatcatacagcatgtgacctttgtgtctggcttcttttatttcgTACAGTGTTCGCAAGATTCATGCAT
Above is a genomic segment from Urocitellus parryii isolate mUroPar1 unplaced genomic scaffold, mUroPar1.hap1 Scaffold_48, whole genome shotgun sequence containing:
- the LOC144252600 gene encoding adhesion G-protein coupled receptor V1-like; this encodes MILDDDIPEGDEKFQLILTNPSPGLELGQQTIAVITILANDDGPGVLSFNNSEHFFLREPAALYVQESVAVLYFVREPARGLFGTVTVQFIVTEVNSSTESKDLTPSKGYIVLEEGVRLKALHISAVLDTEPEMDEHFVCTLFNPTGGARLGAQVQTLITVLQNQAPLGLFSISAIENRATSIDIEETNRMVYLNVSCTNGIDLAVSVQWETISETALGMRGMDVVFSIFQSFFGQASFWLVFLYFGRFSIWYNVKKIIIYYLPMARDFYSSKGFNDTKS